The following are from one region of the Sandaracinus amylolyticus genome:
- a CDS encoding oxygenase MpaB family protein translates to MTEATVTRDELERRIAEVRSRTRDPRAGIYGPGSISWRINREGIIMLGGGRAALLQLAHPYVAHAVAQHSDTQRDPVGRFRRTFMHVFAMVFGDLDHAIESARRVHRIHTGIKGPIREDVGAFREGHRYHANDPEALFWVHATLVDTAVMLYELGVAPLTREEKERYYAESRLFAGLFGIPERVMPRTFGEFEEYVRAMMASDVITVGRPALEMRHFLLRPPRPSAAPFLAWYRVFTAGLLPARLREQLELPFGAREKAMFERSIPLLRATYRTTPKRLRYFPDYVEAKRRLAGKPAHDAFGRALEKIALRAIEPVR, encoded by the coding sequence ATGACGGAAGCGACGGTCACGCGAGACGAGCTCGAGCGACGCATCGCCGAGGTCCGCAGCCGCACCCGCGATCCGCGCGCCGGCATCTACGGGCCGGGATCGATCTCGTGGAGGATCAACCGCGAGGGGATCATCATGCTGGGCGGGGGACGCGCGGCGCTGCTGCAGCTCGCGCATCCCTACGTCGCGCACGCGGTCGCTCAGCACTCGGACACCCAGCGCGATCCGGTCGGGCGCTTCCGCCGCACGTTCATGCACGTGTTCGCGATGGTGTTCGGCGATCTCGATCACGCGATCGAGAGCGCGCGTCGCGTGCACCGCATCCACACCGGCATCAAGGGCCCGATCCGCGAGGACGTCGGCGCGTTCCGCGAGGGGCATCGTTATCACGCGAACGATCCCGAGGCGCTCTTCTGGGTGCACGCGACGCTCGTCGACACCGCGGTGATGCTCTACGAGCTCGGCGTGGCGCCGCTCACGCGCGAGGAGAAGGAGCGCTACTACGCGGAGTCGCGCCTCTTCGCGGGGCTCTTCGGCATCCCCGAGCGCGTCATGCCGCGCACGTTCGGCGAGTTCGAGGAGTACGTGCGCGCGATGATGGCGAGCGACGTGATCACGGTCGGTCGCCCCGCGCTCGAGATGCGTCACTTCCTGCTGCGGCCGCCGCGACCGAGCGCTGCGCCGTTCCTCGCGTGGTACCGCGTGTTCACCGCGGGGCTCTTGCCGGCGCGGCTGCGCGAGCAGCTCGAGCTGCCGTTCGGCGCGCGCGAGAAGGCGATGTTCGAGCGCTCGATCCCGCTGCTGCGCGCGACCTATCGCACCACGCCGAAGCGGCTGCGGTACTTCCCGGACTACGTCGAGGCCAAGCGCAGGCTCGCGGGCAAGCCGGCGCACGACGCGTTCGGGCGCGCGCTCGAGAAGATCGCGCTGCGCGCGATCGAGCCGGTGCGCTGA
- a CDS encoding HAD family hydrolase, whose protein sequence is MTAVIFDLDGTLIDSLADIAASLNHALAESGLPTHTIDEVRGLVGYGASELVRGALPPEHRDALSTDVLARYRARYRSHLIVETRPYDGIVEVLEALEARGIAKAVLTNKPHSASVEIVERLFPRFRFDVVLGQKDGIPHKPDPAGALEIASTLGLSPASMMIVGDGDTDMRTARSAGMLAVGCLWGFRDRAELEGAGAQHLIAHPRELLPIIDSRS, encoded by the coding sequence ATGACCGCCGTCATCTTCGACCTCGACGGGACGCTGATCGACAGCCTCGCGGACATCGCCGCGTCGCTCAACCACGCGCTCGCGGAGTCCGGTCTGCCGACGCACACGATCGACGAGGTGCGCGGCCTCGTGGGCTACGGCGCGTCGGAGCTCGTGCGTGGCGCGCTGCCCCCCGAGCATCGCGATGCGCTCTCCACGGACGTGCTCGCGCGCTACCGCGCGCGGTATCGATCGCACCTGATCGTGGAGACGCGCCCCTACGACGGCATCGTCGAGGTGCTCGAGGCGCTCGAGGCGCGCGGCATCGCGAAGGCGGTGCTCACGAACAAGCCGCACTCGGCGTCGGTCGAGATCGTCGAGCGCCTCTTCCCGCGCTTCCGCTTCGACGTCGTGCTCGGGCAGAAGGACGGCATCCCGCACAAGCCCGATCCCGCCGGCGCGCTCGAGATCGCGAGCACGCTCGGCCTCTCGCCCGCGTCGATGATGATCGTCGGCGACGGCGACACCGACATGCGCACCGCGCGCAGCGCGGGGATGCTCGCGGTGGGCTGTCTCTGGGGGTTCCGTGATCGTGCGGAGCTCGAGGGCGCGGGCGCGCAGCACCTGATCGCGCACCCGCGCGAGCTCCTGCCGATCATCGACTCTCGCAGCTGA
- a CDS encoding bifunctional metallophosphatase/5'-nucleotidase, translating into MRCSLVLILALLLSSCGGAATPPPRVTEPAVVTQEAAPEVPPHATMSIVGTNDLHGHIRALPLFAGYLANLRAARTRDRGAVLLLDGGDMFQGTLESNLEEGASVVRAYEVLGYDAVTIGNHEFDYGPIGPRATPRDPGDDPRGALRARIEEAEFPFLSANLLQREGGARAELGLPSVLLERAGLSIGVIGVTTEQTLTTTIATNVADLAMRPLADAITAEAQALRARGAAMVVVTAHAGGHCERFDDPDDLSSCDPTEEIFEVARALTPGTVDAIVGGHTHQAVAHRVNGIPIIEAYSYGIAFGRVDLVVDRASGRVVDVRVMPPQRLCGAEGASPEGDLAACAPGDYEGAPVVSDARVAEVIAPSLARADSQRHDELGPTLTEPFAKQYGSESALGNLFVDLMLRARPDADAAIINGGGLRADLPAGPLRYGALYEAFPFDNRFAMVRMRASELAAMIAQNLARGGGYLSLGGVRAEARCVRGELVVSLTRDGRRIRDAEVLDVLASDFLVSGGDGAFAAIRERDPSALTIEDDPPIREAMAEALRAMRGQTLASRAFFDPEAPRVRAPGARPVSCESR; encoded by the coding sequence ATGCGTTGTTCGCTCGTCCTGATCCTCGCGCTCCTCCTCTCGTCGTGTGGCGGTGCCGCAACACCGCCCCCGCGCGTCACCGAGCCCGCGGTCGTGACGCAGGAGGCCGCGCCCGAGGTCCCGCCGCACGCGACGATGTCGATCGTCGGCACCAACGATCTGCACGGGCACATCCGGGCGCTGCCGCTCTTCGCGGGCTACCTCGCGAACCTCCGCGCCGCGCGCACGCGCGATCGGGGCGCGGTGCTGCTCCTCGACGGCGGCGACATGTTCCAGGGCACGCTCGAGTCGAACCTCGAAGAGGGCGCGAGCGTCGTGCGCGCGTACGAGGTGCTCGGCTACGACGCGGTCACGATCGGCAACCACGAGTTCGACTACGGGCCGATCGGTCCCCGCGCGACGCCGCGCGATCCCGGCGACGATCCCCGCGGCGCGCTGCGGGCGCGCATCGAGGAGGCGGAGTTCCCCTTCCTCAGCGCGAACCTGCTGCAGCGCGAGGGCGGGGCGCGCGCCGAGCTCGGTCTGCCCTCGGTGCTGCTCGAGCGCGCCGGGCTCTCGATCGGCGTGATCGGCGTGACCACCGAGCAGACGCTCACCACGACGATCGCGACGAACGTCGCGGACCTCGCGATGCGCCCGCTCGCCGACGCGATCACCGCCGAGGCGCAGGCGCTGCGCGCGCGAGGCGCGGCGATGGTCGTGGTCACCGCGCACGCGGGCGGGCACTGCGAGCGCTTCGACGATCCCGACGATCTCTCGAGCTGCGATCCCACCGAGGAGATCTTCGAGGTCGCGCGCGCGCTGACGCCGGGCACCGTCGACGCGATCGTCGGCGGGCACACCCACCAGGCGGTCGCGCACCGCGTGAACGGGATCCCGATCATCGAGGCGTACTCGTACGGCATCGCGTTCGGGCGCGTGGATCTCGTCGTCGATCGCGCGAGCGGGCGCGTCGTCGACGTGCGTGTGATGCCGCCGCAGCGCCTCTGCGGCGCCGAGGGCGCGAGCCCCGAGGGCGATCTCGCGGCGTGCGCGCCCGGCGACTACGAAGGCGCGCCGGTCGTGAGCGATGCGCGCGTCGCCGAGGTCATCGCGCCCTCGCTCGCGCGCGCCGACAGCCAGCGCCACGACGAGCTCGGCCCGACGCTCACCGAGCCGTTCGCGAAGCAGTACGGCAGCGAGAGCGCGCTCGGGAACCTCTTCGTCGATCTGATGCTGCGCGCGCGCCCCGACGCCGACGCCGCGATCATCAACGGCGGTGGGCTGCGCGCCGATCTGCCCGCGGGACCGCTGCGCTACGGCGCGCTCTACGAGGCGTTCCCGTTCGACAACCGGTTCGCGATGGTGCGCATGCGCGCGTCCGAGCTCGCGGCGATGATCGCGCAGAACCTCGCGCGCGGCGGCGGCTATCTCTCGCTCGGCGGCGTGCGCGCGGAGGCGCGCTGCGTGCGCGGAGAGCTCGTCGTGTCGCTCACCCGCGATGGCCGGCGCATCCGCGACGCCGAGGTGCTCGACGTGCTCGCGAGCGACTTCCTGGTGAGCGGCGGCGACGGAGCGTTCGCCGCGATCCGCGAGCGCGATCCGAGCGCGCTGACGATCGAGGACGACCCGCCGATCCGCGAGGCGATGGCCGAGGCACTGCGCGCGATGCGCGGACAGACGCTCGCGTCGCGCGCGTTCTTCGATCCCGAGGCCCCGCGGGTGCGCGCGCCGGGCGCGCGTCCCGTCAGCTGCGAGAGTCGATGA
- the udk gene encoding uridine kinase: MQPFLVGVAGGTGSGKTTVARKIAGAVPAEMVAILEHDSYYLDRPDLTYEDRCQLNFDHPDALESSLLLHHVRELKRGRAVEIPMYDFKIHRRSPYTRRVEPTTIIVVEGILIFSDPELRAELDLKLFVDTDADIRVLRRVRRDMEHRGRSFEAVREQYYSTVRPMHLQFVEPSKRYADVIIPEGGDNHVALDLIVAKIQSVLASRGRI; this comes from the coding sequence ATGCAGCCGTTCCTGGTGGGCGTCGCGGGGGGCACGGGGTCGGGCAAGACCACCGTCGCGCGGAAGATCGCGGGCGCGGTCCCGGCCGAGATGGTCGCGATCCTCGAGCACGACAGCTACTACCTCGATCGTCCCGACCTCACGTACGAGGATCGCTGCCAGCTCAACTTCGATCATCCCGACGCGCTCGAGTCGTCGCTGCTCCTGCACCACGTGCGCGAGCTGAAGCGCGGCCGAGCGGTCGAGATCCCGATGTACGACTTCAAGATCCACCGCCGCAGCCCGTACACGCGGCGCGTGGAGCCCACGACGATCATCGTGGTCGAGGGCATCCTGATCTTCAGCGACCCCGAGCTGCGCGCCGAGCTCGACCTGAAGCTGTTCGTCGACACCGACGCCGACATCCGCGTGCTGCGCCGGGTGCGCCGCGACATGGAGCACCGTGGCCGCAGCTTCGAGGCGGTGCGCGAGCAGTACTACTCGACGGTGCGCCCGATGCACCTGCAGTTCGTGGAGCCGAGCAAGCGCTACGCGGACGTGATCATCCCGGAGGGCGGCGACAACCACGTCGCGCTCGACCTGATCGTCGCGAAGATCCAGTCGGTGCTCGCGAGCCGCGGCCGCATCTGA
- a CDS encoding DVUA0089 family protein — protein MTRSIRLLALVPALLACQAAPVDKGAEEDAPLDGAADSFRNPIDHSALALGGSVSAEITRDESFHAWTFELTAPASIALRTEGAREVDTMLYLYREGARGWGSYIARNDDAGGTLWSALSRDLVAGRYRVIVKGYDRRVRGAFTLASECSGEGCPREAGECLFGTTYRQLRDSALFEPLLSTVVRSPEGISSARAAQIVAAVRVAYEDASDLASALEAVDQNEVNVLELAEVATGRRFVVIEYGAGDNSYGAVLVGDTSEIAAEIHDGDLYECVVLGAPGGARIGADCEGWTGNTCAEGLRCQGFVEEQGAGRCAPEARLEGEGALCSASVACPSEQLVCGGLTRGDEGICVPTWLRGSYGEGYSIEIGDAAVLERSVIVYGLATVDVDVEIRTLIDHPRPSDLRVTLTNPVGTEVVVFEGDAEPGYVELDGSVRGFSGDEQVNGTWTLRVADRASGEVGTLERWAIDVTSRWD, from the coding sequence ATGACTCGCTCGATCCGTCTGCTCGCTCTCGTCCCCGCGCTGCTCGCCTGTCAGGCCGCTCCAGTGGACAAGGGCGCCGAAGAAGACGCGCCGCTCGACGGCGCCGCCGACTCGTTCCGCAACCCGATCGATCACAGCGCGCTCGCGCTCGGTGGCTCGGTGAGCGCGGAGATCACGCGCGACGAGTCGTTCCACGCGTGGACGTTCGAGCTCACCGCGCCGGCGTCGATCGCGCTGCGCACCGAGGGCGCGCGCGAGGTGGACACGATGCTCTACCTCTATCGCGAAGGCGCGCGCGGCTGGGGCTCGTACATCGCGCGCAACGACGACGCGGGCGGCACGCTCTGGTCCGCGCTCTCGCGCGATCTGGTCGCGGGTCGCTATCGCGTGATCGTGAAGGGCTACGACCGCCGGGTGCGCGGCGCGTTCACGCTCGCGAGCGAGTGCAGCGGCGAAGGCTGCCCGCGCGAAGCGGGCGAGTGCCTCTTCGGCACGACGTACCGCCAGCTGCGCGACAGCGCGCTCTTCGAGCCGCTGCTCTCGACCGTCGTGCGCTCTCCCGAGGGCATCTCGAGCGCGCGTGCGGCGCAGATCGTCGCGGCGGTGCGCGTGGCCTACGAGGACGCGAGCGATCTCGCGAGCGCGCTCGAGGCGGTCGATCAGAACGAAGTGAACGTGCTCGAGCTCGCCGAGGTCGCGACCGGGCGTCGCTTCGTCGTGATCGAGTACGGCGCGGGCGACAACTCGTACGGCGCGGTGCTGGTCGGCGACACCAGCGAGATCGCGGCGGAGATCCACGACGGCGATCTCTACGAGTGCGTGGTGCTCGGCGCGCCGGGCGGCGCGCGCATCGGCGCCGACTGCGAGGGCTGGACCGGCAACACCTGCGCGGAGGGCCTGCGCTGCCAGGGCTTCGTGGAAGAGCAGGGCGCAGGTCGCTGCGCGCCCGAGGCGCGGCTCGAGGGCGAGGGCGCGCTCTGCTCGGCAAGCGTCGCGTGCCCCAGCGAGCAGCTGGTGTGCGGCGGCCTGACGCGCGGCGACGAAGGCATCTGCGTGCCCACGTGGCTGCGCGGCTCGTACGGCGAGGGCTACTCGATCGAGATCGGCGACGCCGCGGTGCTCGAGCGCAGCGTGATCGTGTACGGCCTCGCGACGGTCGACGTCGACGTGGAGATCCGCACGCTCATCGATCACCCCCGTCCTTCGGATCTCCGGGTGACGCTCACGAACCCGGTGGGCACCGAGGTCGTGGTGTTCGAGGGCGACGCCGAGCCCGGCTATGTCGAGCTCGACGGATCGGTGCGCGGTTTCTCGGGCGACGAGCAGGTGAACGGCACCTGGACGCTGCGCGTCGCGGATCGCGCGAGCGGCGAGGTCGGCACCCTCGAGCGCTGGGCCATCGACGTCACGTCGCGCTGGGACTGA
- a CDS encoding 6-phosphofructokinase: MKVGILTGGGDCPGLNAVIRAAVKTGIGRHGFEMLGIEDAFHGLVDLGYQSPHGNRWLTEMDVRGIQTRGGTILGTSNRGDPFRYVVKSESGKEIETDISDRVMENMRKMGLGAIISVGGDGSMKIAQRFFEKGMAIVGVPKTIDNDLGATDQTFGFDTAVGIATEAIDRLSDTAASHDRVMLVEVMGRHAGWIALHAGLAGGADAILIPEIPYRIEAIARMIAQRSAAKQKYSIIVVSEGAMPLGGEASIGETRAGAMPRLMGAAQRVAEGLRDYVSADIRVTVLGHIQRGGTPSSFDRNLATRFGRAAAELVAEKGFGRMVSLRGGEIVTMPIADAIMEPKLVDPKSEMVETARAMGTVFGDEK; the protein is encoded by the coding sequence ATGAAGGTCGGCATTCTGACGGGCGGCGGCGACTGTCCGGGGCTCAACGCGGTCATCCGCGCCGCGGTGAAGACGGGGATCGGCCGGCACGGCTTCGAGATGCTCGGCATCGAGGACGCGTTCCACGGCCTCGTCGACCTCGGGTACCAGTCGCCGCACGGCAATCGGTGGCTCACCGAGATGGACGTGCGCGGGATCCAGACGCGCGGCGGCACGATCCTCGGCACCTCGAACCGCGGCGATCCCTTCCGCTACGTCGTGAAGAGCGAGAGCGGCAAGGAGATCGAGACCGACATCTCCGATCGCGTCATGGAGAACATGCGCAAGATGGGGCTCGGCGCGATCATCTCGGTCGGCGGCGACGGCTCGATGAAGATCGCGCAGCGCTTCTTCGAGAAGGGCATGGCGATCGTCGGCGTGCCGAAGACGATCGACAACGATCTCGGCGCGACCGATCAGACGTTCGGGTTCGACACCGCGGTCGGCATCGCGACCGAGGCGATCGATCGATTGAGCGACACCGCGGCGAGCCACGATCGCGTGATGCTCGTCGAGGTGATGGGGCGCCACGCCGGATGGATCGCGCTGCACGCCGGGCTCGCGGGCGGCGCGGACGCGATCCTCATCCCCGAGATCCCGTATCGCATCGAGGCGATCGCGAGGATGATCGCGCAGCGCAGCGCGGCGAAGCAGAAGTACTCGATCATCGTCGTGAGCGAGGGCGCGATGCCGCTCGGCGGCGAGGCGAGCATCGGCGAGACGCGCGCCGGCGCGATGCCGCGCTTGATGGGCGCGGCGCAGCGCGTCGCGGAAGGGCTGCGGGACTACGTGAGCGCGGACATCCGCGTGACGGTGCTCGGGCACATCCAGCGCGGCGGCACGCCCTCGAGCTTCGATCGCAACCTCGCGACGCGCTTCGGGCGCGCGGCGGCGGAGCTCGTCGCGGAGAAGGGCTTCGGCAGGATGGTCTCGCTGCGCGGCGGCGAGATCGTGACGATGCCGATCGCCGATGCGATCATGGAGCCGAAGCTCGTCGATCCGAAGAGCGAGATGGTCGAGACGGCGCGCGCGATGGGCACGGTGTTCGGCGACGAGAAGTGA
- a CDS encoding GNAT family N-acetyltransferase, translated as MATRRKRPAPTPSPPELETTGDDEIAPVAADEIRVRRIHRRDLNRVWEFLKLVFRDVNRQTLEYQRPRSKQRFIEQYEEEGIEQLVFEVDGEIVGYAECAFEVTGSDNWINPRFFESRDMRPLFVEELASHPSYQGRGVGMFMLEQLQHLARVRGCTHLVLEVAENNDSALKFYRKRNFYKLDAAIFLAQKVESEPELLPPRRLQKKRDEDEPEDGENGPAEAG; from the coding sequence ATGGCGACCCGCCGCAAACGACCGGCACCGACGCCCTCTCCGCCCGAGCTCGAGACCACGGGCGACGACGAGATCGCGCCCGTCGCCGCCGACGAGATCCGCGTCCGCCGGATCCACCGCCGCGACCTCAACCGGGTGTGGGAGTTCCTGAAGCTCGTCTTCCGCGACGTGAACCGTCAGACGCTCGAGTACCAGCGCCCGCGCAGCAAGCAGCGCTTCATCGAGCAGTACGAAGAGGAAGGCATCGAGCAGCTCGTGTTCGAGGTCGACGGGGAGATCGTCGGCTACGCGGAGTGCGCGTTCGAGGTCACCGGCTCCGACAACTGGATCAACCCGCGCTTCTTCGAGTCGCGCGACATGCGCCCGCTCTTCGTCGAGGAGCTCGCGTCGCACCCGAGCTATCAAGGGCGCGGCGTCGGCATGTTCATGCTCGAGCAGCTGCAGCACCTCGCGCGCGTGCGCGGCTGCACGCACCTCGTGCTCGAGGTCGCGGAGAACAACGACTCGGCGCTGAAGTTCTATCGCAAGCGCAACTTCTACAAGCTCGATGCCGCGATCTTCCTGGCGCAGAAGGTCGAGAGCGAGCCCGAGCTGCTCCCGCCGCGGAGGCTGCAGAAGAAGCGCGACGAGGACGAGCCCGAGGACGGCGAGAACGGCCCGGCGGAAGCGGGCTGA
- a CDS encoding VanW family protein: protein MRTVLRLGVFLAVLSNVSAPVAHAIVLRDATQTTTSDAFAEVMGEHETTFLVDRAHAGRAHNVALAASLLDGVVLAPGAELSFNDRVGPRTLEAGFREAPELHDGHLHEGVGGGVCQVATTLHIASLRAGLEIVEHRAHSIPLSYAPAGLDATVSYGRIDFRVRNPYAHAVRVRAVAVEGELVVRIEGAQAHVPAEVEATVVRTIERSETRVVDAALENGARVVQDRGRDGVVVRVRATSADGTQVERTVRYGASARVVRVGA from the coding sequence ATGCGCACGGTGCTTCGCCTCGGTGTCTTCCTCGCGGTGCTCTCGAACGTCTCGGCTCCAGTGGCGCACGCGATCGTGCTGCGCGACGCGACGCAGACGACGACGAGCGACGCGTTCGCCGAGGTGATGGGCGAGCACGAGACGACGTTCCTCGTCGACCGCGCGCACGCGGGCCGCGCGCACAACGTCGCGCTCGCGGCGTCGCTGCTCGACGGCGTGGTGCTGGCGCCGGGCGCGGAGCTCTCGTTCAACGATCGCGTCGGGCCGCGCACGCTCGAGGCGGGGTTCCGCGAGGCGCCCGAGCTGCACGACGGTCATCTCCACGAGGGCGTCGGTGGTGGCGTCTGTCAGGTCGCGACGACGCTGCACATCGCGTCGCTCCGCGCGGGGCTCGAGATCGTCGAGCATCGCGCGCACAGCATCCCGCTCTCGTACGCGCCGGCGGGGCTCGACGCGACGGTGTCGTACGGGCGCATCGACTTCCGGGTGCGCAATCCGTACGCGCACGCGGTGCGGGTGCGCGCGGTCGCGGTCGAGGGCGAGCTGGTGGTGCGCATCGAGGGCGCGCAGGCGCACGTGCCCGCGGAGGTCGAGGCGACGGTGGTGCGCACGATCGAGCGCAGCGAGACGCGGGTGGTGGACGCGGCGCTCGAGAACGGCGCGCGTGTGGTGCAGGACCGGGGGCGCGACGGCGTGGTGGTGCGGGTGCGCGCGACGAGCGCGGACGGCACGCAGGTGGAGCGCACGGTGCGCTACGGCGCGTCGGCCCGCGTGGTGCGCGTCGGCGCGTGA
- a CDS encoding lysylphosphatidylglycerol synthase transmembrane domain-containing protein, whose product MQKRARLLLAVKAAISIGLLGWLVMTIAEREGMDALGERIGQLAALPLVVAVALHFAAVLSGVARWRVLLDARGLGQPAPWLLRSFLIGRFIGAFTPSTAGLDGWRAYDVARRTGDMPGSAGVILVEKLFGLVGMAAVCAVLAPLGALDRLGPSALPLALAIAAGSMLGLFLLASPARTRALAGIAPRAIRGRVEKIAEALAAQQLSAPRIASALVLGIVTHLAISAVFAATGASLGVAASTTTLLAVGNAITIAILLPLSIGGVGVREGVAVMLLAGAGVATSDAVLVALLGYVTGQVPALVGGVLLLLDRGARESRAANTALAADRT is encoded by the coding sequence ATGCAGAAGCGCGCTCGGCTGCTGCTCGCCGTGAAGGCGGCCATCTCGATCGGCCTCCTCGGCTGGCTCGTGATGACGATCGCCGAGCGCGAGGGCATGGACGCGCTCGGTGAGCGTATCGGGCAGCTCGCGGCGCTTCCCCTCGTGGTCGCGGTCGCCCTGCACTTCGCGGCGGTGCTCTCGGGCGTCGCCCGGTGGCGCGTGCTGCTCGACGCGCGGGGCCTGGGCCAGCCCGCGCCCTGGCTGCTGCGCTCGTTCCTGATCGGGCGCTTCATCGGGGCGTTCACGCCCTCGACCGCCGGGCTCGACGGATGGCGCGCCTACGACGTCGCGCGCCGCACCGGTGACATGCCGGGCAGCGCGGGCGTGATCCTCGTCGAGAAGCTCTTCGGCCTCGTCGGCATGGCCGCGGTGTGCGCGGTGCTCGCCCCGCTCGGCGCCCTCGATCGCCTCGGTCCGAGCGCGCTGCCGCTCGCCCTCGCGATCGCCGCGGGCTCGATGCTCGGCCTGTTCCTCCTGGCGTCGCCGGCCCGCACCCGTGCCCTCGCCGGCATCGCCCCCCGGGCCATCCGCGGTCGGGTCGAGAAGATCGCGGAGGCGCTCGCGGCGCAGCAGCTCTCGGCTCCGCGCATCGCGTCGGCGCTCGTGCTCGGGATCGTCACCCACCTCGCGATCTCCGCGGTGTTCGCCGCCACCGGCGCGTCGCTCGGCGTCGCGGCCTCGACCACCACGCTGCTCGCGGTCGGCAACGCGATCACCATCGCGATCCTGCTGCCGCTCTCGATCGGGGGCGTCGGCGTGCGCGAGGGCGTCGCGGTGATGCTGCTCGCGGGCGCGGGCGTTGCCACCAGCGACGCGGTGCTCGTCGCGCTGCTCGGCTACGTGACGGGTCAGGTCCCCGCGCTCGTCGGCGGCGTGCTGCTGCTGCTCGATCGCGGCGCCCGCGAGAGCCGCGCCGCGAACACCGCGCTCGCCGCCGACCGCACCTGA
- the fbp gene encoding class 1 fructose-bisphosphatase, whose product MSTNQSVGPSSGDELGWTLDRHILERQRRTPGASGDFTGLFQAIALAGRVIASKVAKAGLADVLGATGAVNVQGETVQKLDELANKILVRCVEAGGHVCVMASEEDETTIPVPPQYPQGKYVLMFDPLDGSSNIDVNVSIGTIFSIHRRVTTSGPGTDKDCLQAGHKQVAAGYIIYGSSTMLVYTTGDGVHGFTLDPLVGEFFLSHENLRMPTRGNTYSINEGNRSKWSPGVTEWIDTLKSDKAPGGKPYGMRYVGSLVADFHRTLLRGGVFAYPGDRKAPEGKLRLLYECSPMAFIAEAAGGAASTGSQRVLDVEPTSLHQRVPLFIGSKDDVADAERFLAKDAR is encoded by the coding sequence ATGAGCACGAATCAATCGGTGGGCCCGAGCAGCGGTGACGAGCTCGGCTGGACGCTCGACCGGCACATCCTCGAGCGCCAGCGCCGCACGCCGGGCGCGAGCGGCGACTTCACCGGGCTCTTCCAGGCGATCGCGCTCGCGGGGCGCGTCATCGCGAGCAAGGTCGCGAAGGCGGGGCTCGCCGACGTGCTCGGCGCGACCGGCGCGGTGAACGTGCAGGGCGAGACCGTGCAGAAGCTCGACGAGCTCGCCAACAAGATCCTGGTGCGCTGCGTGGAAGCGGGCGGCCACGTCTGCGTGATGGCGAGCGAGGAGGACGAGACGACGATCCCCGTCCCGCCGCAGTACCCGCAGGGCAAGTACGTGCTGATGTTCGACCCGCTCGACGGCAGCTCGAACATCGACGTGAACGTGTCGATCGGGACGATCTTCTCGATCCACCGGCGCGTCACCACGAGCGGCCCCGGCACCGACAAGGACTGCCTGCAGGCGGGGCACAAGCAGGTCGCGGCCGGCTACATCATCTACGGCTCGAGCACGATGCTCGTCTACACGACCGGCGACGGCGTGCACGGCTTCACGCTCGACCCGCTGGTCGGCGAGTTCTTCCTGTCGCACGAGAACCTGCGGATGCCGACGCGCGGCAACACGTACTCGATCAACGAGGGCAACCGCAGCAAGTGGTCGCCCGGCGTGACCGAGTGGATCGACACGCTCAAGAGCGACAAGGCGCCGGGCGGAAAGCCCTACGGCATGCGCTACGTGGGATCGCTGGTCGCGGACTTCCACCGCACGCTGCTGCGCGGCGGCGTGTTCGCGTACCCCGGGGATCGCAAGGCCCCCGAGGGCAAGCTGCGCCTGCTCTACGAGTGCTCGCCGATGGCGTTCATCGCGGAGGCGGCGGGCGGCGCGGCGTCGACGGGGAGCCAGCGCGTGCTCGACGTGGAGCCGACGTCGCTGCACCAGCGCGTGCCGCTCTTCATCGGGAGCAAGGACGACGTCGCGGACGCGGAGCGCTTCCTCGCGAAGGACGCGCGCTGA
- a CDS encoding helix-turn-helix transcriptional regulator: MRVVERAEDAHVALLDPGAISPDGGDRQSRARLDAGLQPVADLDIPSVVLAEGEPQARAALARGARGAVMRRPDGPRLVAALSAVATGLTVLDFALGPPPPTGDDGPPVQLTSREHEVLELLAGGFSNRRIARRLGISEHTAKFHVNGILVKLGAGTRTEAVVIAARRGLVML, from the coding sequence GTGCGCGTGGTGGAGCGCGCCGAGGACGCGCACGTCGCATTGCTCGATCCCGGCGCGATCAGCCCCGACGGGGGGGATCGCCAGTCGCGCGCACGGCTCGACGCCGGCCTCCAGCCGGTCGCCGATCTCGACATCCCGAGCGTCGTGCTCGCGGAGGGCGAGCCCCAGGCGCGCGCGGCCCTCGCGCGCGGCGCGCGTGGCGCGGTCATGCGCCGTCCCGACGGGCCTCGTCTCGTGGCCGCGCTCAGCGCGGTCGCGACCGGCCTGACGGTGCTCGACTTCGCGCTCGGCCCTCCGCCGCCGACGGGCGACGACGGGCCCCCGGTGCAGCTCACGTCGCGTGAGCACGAGGTGCTCGAGCTGCTCGCGGGCGGGTTCTCGAACCGCCGCATCGCGCGCCGTCTCGGCATCAGCGAGCACACCGCGAAGTTCCACGTGAACGGCATCCTGGTGAAGCTCGGCGCGGGCACGCGCACCGAGGCGGTGGTGATCGCGGCGCGTCGCGGCCTCGTCATGCTCTGA